Proteins encoded in a region of the Veillonella parvula genome:
- a CDS encoding MOSC domain-containing protein, which yields MADGKIIAISISEKKGQKKHNIESANLIVDHGMEGDAHAGNWHRQISLLGIASIEHMRAQGADVKPGDFAENITVEGMVLYELAVGTHLQVGDDVILEITQIGKECHHGCEIMKQVGSCIMPTQGIFGKVLKNGTIRVGDEVSIIK from the coding sequence GTGGCAGACGGAAAGATTATTGCTATCTCCATTAGTGAGAAAAAAGGGCAAAAAAAACATAATATTGAATCCGCCAATCTCATTGTAGATCATGGGATGGAGGGAGATGCTCATGCAGGAAATTGGCATCGTCAAATCAGCTTACTTGGTATCGCTAGTATTGAACATATGCGGGCGCAAGGTGCAGATGTTAAACCTGGTGATTTCGCTGAAAACATTACAGTAGAAGGTATGGTTCTTTATGAATTAGCTGTAGGGACTCACTTACAAGTAGGTGATGATGTGATTCTTGAAATTACTCAAATTGGCAAGGAATGCCATCATGGTTGCGAAATCATGAAACAAGTTGGTTCTTGCATTATGCCTACACAAGGTATCTTTGGTAAGGTTCTTAAAAACGGTACGATTCGCGTAGGTGATGAAGTATC